The genomic window ATGGTAAAGAACCAGAAATCAAGAAATATTTAACAGATCAAACAAATATCACGATCGTCCATACTGACGAAAAAATCAATAGTGATGATGAACCAGTCAAAGCCATCCGTCGCAAAAAAACGGCTTCTATGGTTTTAGCTGCACAAGCAGTCAAAAATGGGGAAGCAGATGCCATTTTTTCAGCGGGAAACACAGGGGCCCTATTAGCAGCCGGCTTATTTATTGTCGGACGTATCAAAAATATTGAACGCCCAGGATTGATGTCCACGTTGCCAGTTGTCGGCAAAGAAGGCGAAGGCTTTGATATGCTTGACTTAGGTGCAAATGCGGAAAATAAACCAGAGCATCTTTTACAATATGGTATCCTAGGTTCGTTTTATGCGAGAAAAGTTCGTGGAATTGGCCGTCCTCGCGTAGCATTGTTGAACAACGGAACGGAAGAAACTAAAGGCAGCGAATTGACGAAACAAGCGTTTGAACTCTTACAAAATGAAACAAGCTTGAACTTCATCGGGAATGTAGAAGCACGTGACCTATTGAATGGCGTAGCAGATGTCGTGGTCACGGATGGCTTTACTGGAAATGCGGTCTTGAAATCGATTGAAGGTACAGCGATGAACATGATGACATTGTTGAAATCTGCCATTTTGAATGAAGG from Enterococcus sp. DIV1094 includes these protein-coding regions:
- the plsX gene encoding phosphate acyltransferase PlsX yields the protein MRIAVDAMGGDHAPQAIVEGVALAQKDFPDLEFVLYGKEPEIKKYLTDQTNITIVHTDEKINSDDEPVKAIRRKKTASMVLAAQAVKNGEADAIFSAGNTGALLAAGLFIVGRIKNIERPGLMSTLPVVGKEGEGFDMLDLGANAENKPEHLLQYGILGSFYARKVRGIGRPRVALLNNGTEETKGSELTKQAFELLQNETSLNFIGNVEARDLLNGVADVVVTDGFTGNAVLKSIEGTAMNMMTLLKSAILNEGIKGKMGALLLKDGLRSLKAEMDYSKHGGAVLFGLKAPVIKTHGATGPEAVRYTIRQIHTMLETNVVGQLVEQFEKKED